The following coding sequences lie in one Rutidosis leptorrhynchoides isolate AG116_Rl617_1_P2 chromosome 6, CSIRO_AGI_Rlap_v1, whole genome shotgun sequence genomic window:
- the LOC139852484 gene encoding poly(A)-specific ribonuclease PARN-like, with the protein MFRRRFFSTNASNFTFFSPKPGGRRRPPWPVKQVTKSNFSDSLNELNNRIINSDFVAISLQNTGSYSSRWHRILPFDTAETAYLKAKYAAEKFQILQFAVCPFSVRASNKLTAHPFNFHLFPRDEFKLGMPCYSFSCQPSYLASMAKEDFDFNNCIYDGISYLSRAQELEVKRQISTSVSSGYVAQSSSTLRSVADNVFVERIKSRVGHWIKACKRSAMKTDDALVSSLRKLILGCEEYGSRPSLNIDVCSERQVQLVFEMVKTQYENVVPLAVAAKGGGTQSVRVVLTSSKEDTVLLEKELQDMEEEQSKHVRGFREVIDLISTSQKPVVTHNSLNDFTSIHSKFLSPLPPTMDEFRSSLHSVFPDILDVNHLMKEVGLLNKCTNLPAAIFHLKRKFFAPTEIEIPQKASVEDSNNHGHNVVRVGELFAKLCFILKITPETVLKTDGSSLKRHLNVFNLDSDNLQDSNETDDISIWTNSPRKISINNLVFLWGFRNGTSAGNLKNLLCKSSDVLSENDVFDVRLVDKNCAVIVFWKNGLSKWFLDAIGSGDGLMKLASEGMMAAGYESYKRVCNSDILGSDLAGSLEVERVLEDDTEESAEVYWNSELMINFDDL; encoded by the exons ATGTTCCGGAGGCGCTTTTTCTCCACCAACGCATCTAACTTCACTTTCTTCAGCCCTAAACCCGGTGGTCGGCGGCGACCACCGTGGCCGGTAAAACAAGTCACCAAGTCCAATTTTTCCGATTCACTCAACGAACTTAACAACCGCATAATCAACTCCGATTTCGTTGCCATTTCATTGCAGAACACCGGTTCTTATTCGTCCCGGTGGCATCGAATTCTGCCGTTCGATACTGCCGAAACTGCCTACTTGAAAGCCAAATATGCAGCTGAAAAGTTTCAGATTCTTCAGTTTGCCGTTTGCCCCTTTTCCGTTAGGGCTTCTAATAAACTTACAGCTCATCC GTTCAACTTTCATTTGTTCCCAAGAGATGAGTTCAAATTAGGGATGCCTTGTTACAGTTTTTCATGTCAACCGTCTTATTTAGCTTCTATGGCTAAAGAAGATTTTGACTTTAATAATTGCATATATGATG GTATATCGTACTTGTCTAGGGCACAAGAATTAGAAGTAAAACGTCAAATAAGTACTTCAGTTTCAAGTGGTTACGTTGCACAATCTTCTTCTACTTTGCGTTCAGTTGCAGATAATGTATTTGTTGAAAGAATTAAGTCCAGAGTTGGGCACTGGATAAAGGCTTGTAAACGTTCAGCCATGAAAACTGACG ATGCTTTAGTTAGTTCCCTTAGGAAACTTATATTAGGATGTGAAGAATATGGATCAAGGCCATCACTAAATATAGATGTTTGCAGTGAACGCCAAGTGCAGCTTGTATTTGAG ATGGTGAAGACCCAATATGAAAATGTTGTACCTTTGGCAGTTGCAGCAAAGGGAGGAGGAACACAATCTGTTCGGGTTGTTTTGACAAGTTCCAAAGAAGATACGGTCCTTTTAGAG AAGGAGCTTCAAGATATGGAAGAGGAACAAAGCAAGCATGTTCGTGGCTTTCGGGAGGTTATCGATTTGATTTCCACTTCTCAGAAGCCCGTTGTTACCCACAACTCCCTTAATG ATTTTACTTCTATTCATTCGAAATTCCTATCTCCACTCCCACCCACGATGGATGAGTTCAGAAGTTCATTGCATTCTGTATTTCCGGACATACTTGATGTTAATCACCTAATGAAGGAAGTTGGCCTGCTAAATAAATGCACTAATCTACCTGCAGCAATATTCCATTTGAAAAGAAAATTCTTTGCACCTACAGAAATAGAGATACCTCAAAAAG CTAGTGTCGAGGACAGCAATAATCACGGTCATAATGTTGTGAGAGTTGGCGAATTATTTGCTAAGCTGTGCTTTATCCTAAAAATCACTCCAGAAACCGTACTCAAAACTGACGGGTCGTCACTTAAACGCCATTTAAATGTGTTCAATCTGGATTCCGACAACTTACAAGACTCTAACGAGACTGATGACATCAGCATATGGACTAATAGTCCAAGGAAAATTAGCATCAACAATCTGGTGTTCTTGTGGGGTTTCAGAAACGGCACATCTGCTGGTAACTTGAAGAACTTGCTTTGTAAGTCTAGTGACGTGTTATcagaaaatgatgtttttgatgtgCGGTTAGTCGATAAGAATTGTGCGGTTATTGTGTTCTGGAAAAATGGACTGTCGAAATGGTTTCTTGATGCTATTGGTTCGGGTGATGGGCTCATGAAATTGGCGTCCGAAGGGATGATGGCTGCAGGATATGAATCGTATAAGCGGGTCTGTAATTCCGATATTTTAGGATCGGATTTGGCGGGTTCGTTAGAAGTTGAAAGGGTGTTGGAGGATGATACTGAGGAGTCTGCAGAAGTATACTGGAACAGTGAGCTGATGATCAACTTTGATGATCTTTGA